The Nocardioides panzhihuensis genome has a segment encoding these proteins:
- a CDS encoding protein kinase family protein produces the protein MEFTQSGDVLAGRYQLTDLLSESREGRFWRAQDAVLGRPVAVHVLDSRDERAPRLMAAARNSAAVGDPRMLRVLDAAQTDQVAYVVNEWGEGSSLENALAAGGPLSPQEAAWIASEVADLLVLAHDQGHAHGRLNPEAVLLDDLGAVRVIGFGVDAALHGIDPDTRDSQRRDRVDAVGVLYAALTGKWAGETLSSMPPAPRDHGRVLRPRQVRAGVPRPLDDLCDRVLGSGAEMPPLTAAELHSALAGFSGEPTAPLNRPSAVDEETQAMAPPAQAEPAEAQAASNAIGVAPDAVRPQRQRPSSPPPMHDPTPSKPLFADETPGYVAPQRPQQPPPARRPVAPDASYNGWQGAWTGANVPIAEEPDYNSKPGTNWLRIAMGVGLVVLVLIAGSIAWNIVSDDPSTTAENPGTGDNGGDTNVEAKPTPIKGITAKDLDPHGDPPTETPDLVDLVVDGDANGLAWRTARYNDQIGDRPRSLKPGVGLVLNLKDEHAIDSLKFNMIGEPTEIEIFVGGSPWTDDPSGAPAAKGSVGTEGEIKVEDAPEGSYVLVWMTGLPQVDGGYRAEVKEVQVIGTPVS, from the coding sequence ATGGAGTTCACGCAATCAGGCGACGTCCTCGCCGGCAGGTACCAGCTGACGGATCTGCTCAGCGAGTCCCGTGAGGGACGCTTCTGGCGCGCCCAGGACGCCGTGCTCGGCCGCCCGGTTGCCGTGCACGTCCTCGATTCCCGCGACGAGCGCGCGCCTCGGCTGATGGCCGCCGCCCGCAACTCCGCCGCTGTCGGTGACCCCCGGATGCTGCGCGTCCTCGACGCCGCTCAGACCGACCAGGTTGCGTACGTCGTCAACGAGTGGGGCGAGGGCTCGTCGCTGGAGAACGCGCTGGCCGCCGGCGGACCGCTGTCCCCGCAGGAGGCCGCCTGGATCGCCTCCGAGGTCGCGGACCTGCTGGTCCTGGCCCACGATCAGGGCCACGCCCACGGCCGGCTCAACCCCGAGGCGGTGCTCCTCGACGACCTCGGTGCCGTGCGCGTCATCGGCTTCGGTGTCGACGCCGCACTGCACGGGATCGACCCCGACACCCGTGACTCCCAGCGGCGCGACCGCGTCGACGCCGTCGGCGTCCTCTACGCCGCCCTGACCGGCAAGTGGGCCGGCGAGACCCTGTCCTCGATGCCGCCCGCGCCGCGGGACCATGGCCGCGTCCTCCGTCCCCGGCAGGTACGCGCCGGGGTGCCGCGTCCGCTCGACGACCTGTGCGACCGGGTGCTGGGCAGCGGCGCCGAGATGCCGCCGCTGACCGCCGCCGAGCTGCACTCCGCGCTCGCCGGCTTCTCCGGTGAGCCGACCGCTCCGCTCAACCGGCCCTCCGCCGTCGACGAGGAGACCCAGGCGATGGCTCCGCCGGCCCAGGCCGAGCCGGCCGAGGCGCAGGCGGCCTCGAACGCCATCGGCGTGGCCCCCGACGCCGTACGCCCCCAGCGCCAGCGTCCGTCGTCCCCGCCGCCGATGCACGACCCGACGCCGTCGAAGCCGCTCTTCGCGGACGAGACCCCGGGCTACGTCGCGCCGCAGCGCCCGCAGCAGCCTCCCCCCGCCCGGCGGCCGGTGGCCCCGGACGCCTCCTACAACGGCTGGCAGGGTGCGTGGACCGGTGCCAACGTGCCGATCGCCGAGGAGCCCGACTACAACAGCAAGCCAGGCACCAACTGGCTCCGGATCGCGATGGGCGTCGGCCTGGTGGTCCTGGTCCTCATCGCCGGCTCGATCGCATGGAACATCGTCAGCGACGACCCCAGCACGACCGCGGAGAACCCCGGCACGGGCGACAACGGCGGCGACACCAATGTCGAGGCCAAGCCGACCCCCATCAAGGGCATCACCGCCAAGGATCTAGACCCCCACGGCGACCCGCCCACCGAGACGCCCGACCTCGTCGACCTGGTGGTCGACGGCGACGCGAACGGGTTGGCGTGGCGTACGGCCCGCTACAACGACCAGATCGGCGACCGTCCACGTTCGCTCAAGCCTGGTGTGGGGCTGGTGCTCAACCTCAAGGACGAGCACGCCATCGACTCCCTGAAGTTCAACATGATCGGGGAGCCGACTGAGATCGAGATCTTCGTTGGTGGCTCCCCGTGGACCGACGACCCCAGCGGCGCCCCCGCCGCCAAGGGCAGCGTCGGCACCGAAGGCGAGATCAAGGTCGAGGACGCCCCCGAGGGCAGCTATGTGCTCGTGTGGATGACCGGCCTGCCCCAGGTCGACGGCGGCTACCGGGCCGAGGTCAAGGAAGTCCAGGTCATCGGCACCCCCGTCTCCTGA
- the trxB gene encoding thioredoxin-disulfide reductase — translation MPTPSSPTDPRNVIVVGSGPSGYTAAVYSARAGLQPLVFEGSVTAGGALMNTTDVENFPGFRDGIMGPELMDNMRAQAERFGAELEPDDVIEMDLTGPVKVVKTATDIHYAKSVILATGSGYKKLGLPREDELSGKGVSWCATCDGFFFRQKPIVVVGGGDSALEEALFLTRFGSSVTLLVRREELRASKIMQERAFADPKLEIAWNSVVESINGELSVESITVKDTKTGELRDLECNGLFIAIGHIPRSELLTGQVDLDDDGYVLTKGGTTATNIEGVFAAGDLVDHVYRQAITAAGTGCQAALDAEKFLAHQAHAEAAAVSA, via the coding sequence ATGCCGACCCCGTCGTCCCCGACAGACCCCCGCAACGTGATCGTCGTGGGTTCCGGCCCGTCGGGCTACACCGCCGCGGTCTACAGCGCCCGTGCCGGACTGCAGCCGCTCGTCTTCGAGGGGTCGGTGACGGCCGGCGGTGCCCTGATGAACACGACCGATGTGGAGAACTTCCCCGGTTTCCGTGACGGCATCATGGGCCCCGAGCTGATGGACAACATGCGTGCCCAGGCGGAGCGCTTCGGCGCCGAGCTCGAGCCCGACGACGTGATCGAGATGGACCTCACCGGTCCGGTCAAGGTCGTCAAGACCGCGACTGACATCCACTACGCGAAGTCCGTCATCCTCGCCACCGGCTCGGGCTACAAGAAGCTCGGCCTGCCGCGCGAGGACGAGCTCTCCGGAAAGGGCGTCTCCTGGTGTGCCACCTGCGACGGCTTCTTCTTCCGGCAGAAGCCCATCGTGGTGGTCGGCGGCGGCGACTCCGCCCTGGAGGAGGCCCTCTTCCTGACCCGCTTCGGCTCCTCGGTCACCCTGCTCGTACGCCGCGAAGAGCTGCGCGCCTCCAAGATCATGCAGGAGCGCGCCTTCGCCGACCCGAAGCTCGAGATCGCCTGGAACTCGGTGGTCGAGTCCATCAACGGCGAGCTCTCCGTGGAGAGCATCACCGTCAAGGACACCAAGACCGGCGAGCTGCGCGATCTCGAGTGCAACGGCCTCTTCATCGCCATCGGCCACATCCCGCGCTCGGAGCTGCTCACCGGCCAGGTCGACCTCGACGACGACGGCTACGTCCTCACCAAGGGCGGCACCACGGCCACCAACATCGAGGGTGTCTTCGCCGCCGGCGACCTGGTCGACCACGTCTACCGCCAGGCGATCACCGCCGCCGGCACCGGCTGCCAGGCCGCGCTCGACGCGGAGAAGTTCCTCGCTCACCAGGCCCACGCCGAGGCGGCTGCCGTCTCGGCCTGA
- the trxA gene encoding thioredoxin → MADNMTAVTDAEFDATVLKSDKPVLVDFWAEWCGPCRQVSPILEELAGEHGDKVTFTKMNVDENPVTPSTYRVTGIPTINVYQGGEVVKSIVGAKPKAALLKELQEFIG, encoded by the coding sequence GTGGCTGACAACATGACCGCCGTGACCGACGCCGAGTTCGACGCAACGGTCCTGAAGTCCGACAAGCCGGTCCTGGTCGACTTCTGGGCCGAGTGGTGCGGCCCGTGCCGCCAGGTCTCCCCGATCCTCGAGGAGCTGGCCGGTGAGCACGGTGACAAGGTCACCTTCACCAAGATGAACGTCGACGAGAACCCGGTCACCCCCTCCACCTACCGCGTGACCGGCATCCCGACCATCAACGTCTACCAGGGTGGCGAGGTCGTGAAGTCGATCGTCGGCGCCAAGCCGAAGGCCGCGCTCCTCAAGGAGCTGCAGGAGTTCATCGGCTGA
- a CDS encoding GNAT family N-acetyltransferase, translating to MARRVLPLTLDLFAEVPAPCRACLFWERDPVGHRRVNSAQTVEVKEAWISEVLREWGSCGRVAVIDGTPAGFVLYAPPVFVPRVASFPSGPVSADAVLMTTVWIDPRRAGGGIGRMLVQGMARDLVQRGQFRAIEAFGDVGPMSGIHGRRCAAPADFLGRVGFKTYREHPTVPRMRMDLKQTVTWIDDFETAWERLREVVRPRSHPSPASTELHRDGE from the coding sequence ATGGCACGTCGCGTACTTCCGTTGACGCTGGATCTCTTCGCCGAGGTCCCGGCGCCCTGCCGCGCCTGCCTGTTCTGGGAGCGCGATCCTGTGGGCCATCGCCGCGTCAACTCGGCGCAGACGGTCGAGGTCAAGGAGGCCTGGATCTCCGAGGTGCTCCGCGAATGGGGCTCGTGCGGACGGGTGGCCGTGATCGACGGTACGCCCGCCGGATTCGTGCTCTACGCGCCGCCGGTCTTCGTTCCGCGGGTCGCCTCGTTCCCCTCCGGACCGGTCTCCGCCGACGCGGTCCTGATGACCACGGTGTGGATCGACCCGCGTCGCGCCGGCGGCGGGATCGGCCGGATGCTCGTGCAGGGAATGGCTCGTGACCTGGTCCAACGCGGTCAGTTCCGCGCGATCGAGGCCTTCGGCGACGTCGGTCCGATGAGCGGCATCCATGGTCGGCGCTGTGCCGCGCCCGCAGACTTCCTGGGCCGGGTGGGGTTCAAGACCTATCGGGAGCATCCGACCGTCCCTCGGATGCGGATGGACCTGAAGCAGACCGTCACCTGGATCGACGACTTCGAGACCGCGTGGGAGCGGCTGCGGGAGGTCGTACGTCCGCGAAGTCATCCGTCACCGGCCTCCACCGAGCTGCACCGCGACGGCGAGTGA
- a CDS encoding PLP-dependent aminotransferase family protein, whose product MTDLPQRATSSRLDPYADRYAARTAGMTVSEVRALFAVAARPEVVSLAGGMPNISSLPLDVVGDSIRDLVMTQGPTALQYGGGQGDPKLREQICEVMRLEGIEAHPDDVVVTVGSQQAVDLVTRVFCDPGDVVICEAPSYVGALGVFKGYQCDIVHAEVDASGLIPSALEQAIVSTKASGRKVKFLYTIPNFQNPTGVTMTPQRRTEILEICRRHDILVLEDNPYGLLGFDDEPRPAMRAQDPGVIYLGSFSKTFSPGLRVGWALAPSAIREKLVLAQESATLCPPPFNQMAVSAYLSNHDWQGQIKQMREMYRERRDAMLDALEAYMPASCTWTKPDGGFFVWLTLPAGIDCKAMLPRAVTARVAYVPGTGFFADGFGASSMRISYCYPTPERIREGVRRLAGVIEAEMELLETFGATGPIPGLPIRGAEHPSTNTQ is encoded by the coding sequence ATGACTGATCTTCCCCAGCGCGCAACATCATCCCGCCTCGACCCGTACGCGGACCGCTATGCGGCGCGCACGGCAGGCATGACGGTCTCGGAGGTCCGGGCCCTCTTCGCCGTGGCAGCCCGGCCCGAGGTGGTCTCGCTCGCTGGCGGCATGCCCAACATCTCCAGCCTCCCGCTGGACGTGGTCGGCGACTCGATCAGAGACCTCGTCATGACCCAGGGCCCGACCGCGCTGCAGTACGGCGGAGGCCAGGGCGATCCCAAGCTGCGCGAGCAGATCTGCGAGGTCATGCGCCTGGAGGGCATCGAGGCCCACCCCGACGACGTCGTCGTGACCGTCGGCTCCCAGCAGGCCGTCGACCTGGTCACCCGGGTCTTCTGCGACCCCGGCGACGTCGTGATCTGTGAGGCCCCGTCGTACGTCGGAGCCCTCGGTGTCTTCAAGGGCTACCAGTGCGACATCGTGCACGCCGAGGTCGATGCCAGCGGCCTGATCCCCAGCGCGCTCGAGCAGGCGATCGTCTCCACCAAGGCCTCGGGCCGCAAGGTGAAGTTCCTCTACACGATCCCGAACTTCCAGAACCCGACCGGCGTCACCATGACTCCCCAGCGTCGCACCGAGATCCTCGAGATCTGCCGGCGCCACGACATCCTGGTGCTCGAGGACAACCCCTACGGCTTGCTCGGCTTCGACGACGAGCCCCGCCCGGCGATGCGTGCCCAGGACCCCGGGGTCATCTACCTCGGCTCGTTCTCCAAGACGTTCTCCCCCGGCCTGCGGGTCGGCTGGGCGCTGGCCCCCTCCGCGATCCGCGAGAAGCTGGTCCTGGCTCAGGAGTCCGCGACGCTCTGCCCGCCACCGTTCAACCAGATGGCCGTCTCGGCCTATCTCTCCAACCACGACTGGCAAGGCCAGATCAAGCAGATGCGGGAGATGTACCGCGAGCGTCGCGACGCCATGCTCGATGCGCTCGAGGCCTACATGCCCGCTTCCTGCACCTGGACCAAGCCCGACGGTGGCTTCTTCGTCTGGCTGACCCTCCCCGCCGGCATCGACTGCAAGGCGATGCTGCCGCGCGCGGTGACTGCGCGAGTCGCGTACGTCCCCGGCACCGGCTTCTTCGCCGACGGCTTCGGCGCCTCCTCGATGCGGATCTCCTACTGCTACCCGACTCCGGAGCGGATCCGAGAAGGCGTACGCCGCCTGGCGGGT